In a genomic window of Agarivorans albus:
- the atpF gene encoding F0F1 ATP synthase subunit B, which translates to MNINATMFGQAISFAIFCWFCVKYVWPPLIDAIEARQKKIADGLADAERAGKDLQLAQAKASEQMKDAKSEAAGIIEQANKRKIQIIDEAKELANIEREKILAQGNAEVEAERNRAREELRAQVAALAIAGAEKILERSIDKEANKQIVDKLVAELK; encoded by the coding sequence GTGAATATCAATGCAACCATGTTTGGACAAGCGATATCGTTCGCGATTTTTTGTTGGTTCTGCGTTAAATACGTATGGCCACCATTAATCGATGCGATTGAAGCTCGTCAAAAGAAAATTGCGGATGGTTTAGCTGACGCTGAACGTGCCGGAAAGGATCTTCAATTAGCTCAAGCGAAAGCTTCAGAGCAAATGAAAGACGCCAAGTCCGAAGCTGCTGGTATTATCGAGCAAGCTAACAAGCGCAAAATTCAAATCATCGACGAAGCAAAAGAGCTGGCTAACATTGAGCGAGAAAAAATTCTTGCTCAAGGTAACGCAGAAGTTGAAGCTGAACGTAATCGTGCTCGTGAAGAGTTACGTGCACAAGTAGCTGCTTTAGCCATCGCTGGCGCTGAGAAAATTCTTGAGCGTTCAATCGACAAAGAAGCCAACAAGCAGATTGTTGATAAGCTAGTCGCTGAGCTGAAATAA
- the atpE gene encoding F0F1 ATP synthase subunit C: METVVGLTIIAVAIMLSMAALGTAIGFALLGGKLLEASARQPELAPALQTKMFIIAGLLDAISMIAVGIALFFVFANPFVALLG, encoded by the coding sequence ATGGAAACTGTTGTTGGTTTAACTATTATCGCTGTTGCAATCATGCTGAGCATGGCCGCTCTTGGTACTGCTATCGGTTTTGCACTTTTAGGTGGTAAATTGTTAGAAGCATCAGCCCGTCAGCCTGAGCTAGCCCCTGCACTACAAACTAAAATGTTTATTATTGCTGGTCTACTAGATGCGATCTCAATGATTGCCGTGGGTATCGCGTTATTCTTCGTATTCGCTAACCCGTTCGTTGCCTTGTTAGGTTAA
- the atpB gene encoding F0F1 ATP synthase subunit A: MAAEGNVSGYIQHHLTNAQMCMADGGLAFNYACKDAGFWTWHIDSLLFSVGLGALFLFLFYKAGQKATTGVPGKFQCFVEMMVEFVDGAVRDAFHRTDRVIAPIGLTIFVWIFLMNLMDLVPVDFIPHVAGLMGAEYFKIVPTTDLNITLGMSIAVFGLIIFYSIKVKGLKGFTKELTLNPFNHWSMIPFNFLLESVTLLAKPFSLALRLFGNLYAGELIFILIAALVPLWAQWTLSVPWAIFHILVIVLQAFIFMMLTIVYLALAHEDH; encoded by the coding sequence ATGGCTGCTGAAGGTAACGTTTCAGGCTATATCCAGCACCACCTTACAAACGCTCAAATGTGTATGGCCGATGGCGGTCTGGCATTTAATTACGCTTGTAAGGATGCAGGGTTCTGGACTTGGCACATTGATTCACTCCTGTTTTCAGTTGGCTTGGGCGCTTTGTTCTTATTTCTTTTTTATAAGGCAGGGCAAAAAGCAACAACTGGCGTACCTGGCAAGTTTCAATGTTTTGTTGAAATGATGGTTGAGTTTGTTGATGGAGCCGTTCGTGACGCATTCCATCGCACCGACCGCGTTATTGCGCCAATTGGTCTAACCATCTTCGTGTGGATTTTCCTCATGAACTTGATGGATCTAGTCCCTGTTGACTTTATACCCCACGTCGCCGGACTTATGGGCGCTGAGTACTTTAAAATTGTACCAACTACTGATTTAAACATTACATTGGGCATGTCTATTGCCGTGTTTGGTTTAATCATTTTTTACAGTATTAAAGTAAAAGGACTGAAAGGGTTTACAAAAGAGCTAACGCTTAATCCTTTCAACCATTGGTCAATGATTCCATTCAACTTCTTGTTAGAATCGGTCACCTTATTGGCTAAACCTTTCTCACTCGCTTTGCGTCTGTTCGGTAACCTGTATGCAGGTGAATTGATCTTTATTCTTATTGCCGCACTTGTTCCTTTATGGGCTCAATGGACCTTATCTGTGCCATGGGCTATTTTCCATATTCTGGTCATTGTGCTTCAGGCGTTTATTTTCATGATGCTAACGATAGTTTATCTAGCTTTAGCCCATGAAGATCACTAA
- a CDS encoding cytochrome d ubiquinol oxidase subunit II, with protein sequence MMDAYWLPVIFIGLMGLSVLVYAILDGYDLGVGILLPMGEADEAQRDTMIASIGPFWDANETWLVLAVGIMLIAFPAAHSIVLYHLYIPVAIMLIGLIMRGVAFDFRAKAAVDHKLAWDRTFKAGSILTTLAQGYMLGLYVMGFEGGISTHLFGLLSGLGVTAAYSYIGAAWLVMKTENGLQQRAVAWTKSTGRFCFMGVIAVSIVNPLVNPGVFDRWFDFPLVMFVLLIPALCFAAFLFNDFLLGRLPKENDRHCWVPFSLVMLIFLLCFSALGFSFFPDVVPGQMDIWEAASAPESLIVILIGALIVVPVILMYTAFSYWVFRGKATSLNYH encoded by the coding sequence ATGATGGATGCCTACTGGTTACCGGTTATTTTTATTGGCTTAATGGGACTTTCGGTTCTTGTTTACGCAATCTTAGATGGCTACGACTTAGGTGTGGGTATTTTGCTGCCAATGGGCGAAGCCGACGAAGCACAGCGCGATACTATGATTGCCTCTATTGGCCCGTTTTGGGATGCCAACGAAACTTGGTTAGTACTGGCAGTTGGCATCATGCTCATTGCCTTTCCAGCAGCGCATAGCATCGTGCTCTACCACCTGTATATTCCGGTCGCAATTATGCTGATCGGACTTATTATGCGTGGCGTAGCTTTTGACTTTAGAGCCAAAGCAGCAGTAGACCACAAGTTAGCTTGGGACAGAACCTTTAAAGCAGGCTCTATACTCACCACCCTAGCTCAAGGCTACATGTTAGGTTTGTATGTAATGGGTTTTGAGGGTGGCATAAGCACCCATTTATTTGGTTTGCTCAGTGGCCTAGGCGTAACAGCAGCTTATAGCTATATTGGTGCAGCTTGGTTAGTAATGAAAACCGAAAACGGCTTACAGCAACGTGCTGTTGCTTGGACAAAATCCACTGGCCGTTTTTGTTTCATGGGGGTGATCGCGGTATCTATCGTTAACCCTTTAGTTAACCCTGGTGTATTTGATCGCTGGTTTGACTTCCCATTGGTCATGTTTGTATTGCTGATCCCAGCTTTGTGTTTTGCAGCATTTTTGTTTAACGACTTTTTGCTAGGGCGTTTACCTAAAGAAAACGATCGCCACTGCTGGGTACCATTTAGCTTAGTTATGCTGATATTTTTGCTGTGTTTTAGCGCATTGGGCTTTAGCTTCTTCCCCGATGTAGTGCCTGGACAAATGGATATTTGGGAAGCGGCATCTGCGCCAGAATCACTGATTGTGATTTTAATTGGCGCTCTGATTGTTGTACCGGTGATCCTTATGTATACCGCCTTTTCTTACTGGGTATTTAGAGGTAAAGCGACCTCGCTGAACTACCACTAA
- the mioC gene encoding FMN-binding protein MioC: MDIEIIVGSTLGSAEYVADELEALLKEQHQVKIHLDAEFEELNQQAFWLICSSTHGAGDVPDNLQPFFQHLLENQPDLSSVSYSVVAIGSSSYDTFCGAGKDLDQTLSNLGAKKLKERLEIDVDLEPVPEEPAVAWLESWKNELNVN, translated from the coding sequence GTGGATATAGAAATCATTGTGGGATCAACCCTCGGTTCGGCTGAATACGTCGCAGATGAGCTAGAAGCGCTTTTAAAAGAACAGCATCAAGTAAAAATTCACTTAGATGCAGAGTTTGAAGAGCTAAATCAGCAAGCTTTTTGGCTTATTTGCAGTTCTACTCATGGCGCTGGAGATGTACCAGACAATCTACAGCCATTTTTCCAACATTTACTCGAAAACCAACCGGATCTTTCTTCTGTTTCTTATAGCGTGGTGGCAATTGGTAGTAGCAGTTACGATACCTTTTGTGGCGCAGGTAAAGATCTCGACCAAACCTTGAGTAATTTAGGTGCCAAAAAGCTAAAAGAGCGCTTAGAAATAGATGTTGATCTAGAACCAGTGCCTGAAGAACCAGCAGTTGCATGGTTAGAAAGCTGGAAAAATGAGCTAAATGTGAACTAA
- a CDS encoding LysR family transcriptional regulator, with translation MNLQAIQAFVLSHQLGSISAAAKKMQKNRAQLSQWISNLEIDWNVELFTRSGHKPVLSEQGLKMLPLCEQLLSAKQHLNEQVEQIANLDCLRLNLGVSAYLQDSAIAKVLSQFNQAYPQVDLHIYQRRDEQLLNWQQQPSLDLAVCFYRDAFPSQFTVEPLCEMPVVAVCSRTHQLASATSTTLQQVLSHTWITVLSSTNTELWDPDTVQRQIAVEHHSLAIELCLRGVGVFVGQQQQLNPYIETGELVVLAHNDAIANEQLGLIYSKQTTVSPAQQALINLCKAEFRNKPH, from the coding sequence ATGAATCTTCAAGCAATCCAAGCTTTTGTATTAAGTCATCAGTTGGGCAGTATTTCAGCCGCTGCCAAAAAGATGCAGAAAAACCGCGCCCAACTTAGTCAATGGATCAGTAACTTAGAAATAGATTGGAATGTTGAGTTGTTTACCCGAAGCGGCCACAAGCCGGTGTTGTCGGAACAAGGCTTAAAAATGCTTCCCTTGTGTGAGCAGTTACTAAGTGCAAAACAGCACCTAAACGAACAGGTAGAGCAAATTGCTAATCTAGACTGTTTAAGGTTAAACCTTGGAGTAAGTGCTTATTTGCAAGATAGCGCTATAGCAAAGGTGCTTAGCCAATTTAACCAAGCCTACCCACAAGTAGATTTACATATTTACCAACGCCGCGATGAGCAGCTACTCAACTGGCAACAACAGCCATCATTGGATTTAGCCGTTTGTTTTTACCGAGATGCTTTTCCTAGCCAATTTACTGTAGAACCTTTGTGTGAAATGCCAGTAGTAGCAGTATGTTCACGAACTCACCAATTAGCGTCTGCAACGTCTACAACTCTTCAACAAGTGCTAAGTCATACCTGGATAACCGTGCTTTCTTCAACCAATACCGAGTTGTGGGATCCTGATACAGTACAAAGACAAATTGCAGTAGAGCATCACTCGCTGGCTATTGAACTTTGTTTACGTGGTGTTGGCGTTTTTGTCGGCCAACAACAGCAGCTAAATCCGTATATTGAAACGGGTGAGCTAGTAGTCTTAGCCCATAACGATGCCATTGCCAATGAACAACTAGGCTTGATTTACAGCAAACAAACAACGGTTTCCCCAGCTCAACAGGCGCTAATTAATTTGTGTAAAGCAGAGTTTAGAAACAAACCCCATTAG
- the rsmG gene encoding 16S rRNA (guanine(527)-N(7))-methyltransferase RsmG, with protein sequence MLKSRLQGLLAQTSLQLTELQISQLVSLVEQLDKWNKAYNLTSVRDPMEMMVKHILDSLVVSPYLQGERFIDVGTGPGLPGLPLAIINPDKQFVLLDSLGKRITFIRQVCHLLKLDNVTAVQSRVENYQQNLDFDGVISRAFASLEDMLNWCSHLPANNGKFYALKGLVPEQELENLPEGLKLHSIESLTVPELEGQRHLVIIDKNNP encoded by the coding sequence GTGTTAAAATCTCGCTTACAGGGCTTATTGGCTCAAACGTCTTTGCAGCTTACCGAGCTGCAAATTTCTCAACTGGTTAGTTTGGTTGAGCAGCTCGATAAATGGAATAAAGCTTACAACCTTACCTCGGTAAGAGATCCTATGGAGATGATGGTAAAACACATTCTCGATAGTTTAGTGGTAAGTCCTTACTTACAAGGTGAGCGTTTTATTGATGTAGGTACAGGGCCTGGGCTACCTGGTCTTCCCTTGGCCATTATCAATCCTGATAAACAGTTTGTATTGCTTGATAGTTTGGGGAAACGAATTACTTTTATTCGCCAAGTTTGTCATTTACTCAAACTCGATAATGTTACCGCGGTGCAGAGCCGAGTAGAAAACTACCAACAAAACCTCGATTTTGATGGCGTAATAAGCAGAGCGTTCGCTTCTTTAGAGGATATGCTTAACTGGTGTTCTCACCTACCCGCAAATAATGGTAAATTCTATGCTTTAAAAGGCTTAGTGCCTGAACAAGAACTAGAAAACCTGCCTGAAGGCTTAAAACTGCACAGTATCGAGAGTTTAACGGTTCCCGAACTTGAAGGTCAGCGACATCTAGTTATTATTGATAAAAATAACCCTTAG
- a CDS encoding oligogalacturonate-specific porin KdgM family protein — translation MKKIIVASTVSLALFSQFAAANAIRGEVAAESNRTGPHLGILKGGYEFDTDYGQFGFDVEAKSRLGGRAYGENQHESGLHEATFAADYTYKFGNAYVQPRVEYTRNVANDANTGKFALKGGYNFDNGIFVAARYRYEGTQNNNSINKAELGDVKTNRTDLTAGWAGDIVGVSFNYIHKDANAEHKNNNLKINELETKVFLTNLGNYQPYVQYTQKNFDSSGYNSSPLKDDSQIKLGVSMKF, via the coding sequence ATGAAAAAAATTATCGTCGCTTCTACCGTTTCGCTTGCGCTGTTTAGTCAATTTGCAGCGGCTAATGCAATTCGTGGTGAAGTAGCCGCAGAAAGTAACCGTACTGGCCCCCATCTAGGCATTTTGAAAGGCGGTTATGAGTTTGATACTGATTACGGTCAGTTTGGCTTTGATGTTGAGGCAAAAAGCCGTTTGGGTGGGCGAGCTTATGGCGAAAATCAGCATGAGTCAGGTTTGCACGAAGCTACCTTTGCTGCAGATTATACCTATAAGTTCGGCAATGCTTATGTTCAGCCAAGAGTTGAATATACACGTAATGTCGCTAACGACGCCAACACCGGTAAGTTTGCTCTTAAAGGTGGCTATAACTTTGATAATGGTATTTTTGTTGCTGCACGTTACCGTTACGAAGGCACCCAAAATAACAACAGCATAAATAAAGCTGAACTAGGCGATGTAAAAACCAACCGAACCGATTTAACCGCGGGTTGGGCTGGTGATATTGTTGGCGTGTCTTTTAACTACATTCATAAAGACGCAAATGCAGAGCACAAAAACAATAACCTAAAAATCAATGAACTTGAAACTAAGGTGTTTCTTACCAATTTAGGAAATTACCAGCCTTATGTTCAATATACTCAGAAAAACTTTGATAGCAGTGGCTACAACAGTAGCCCTTTAAAAGATGATAGCCAGATTAAACTTGGCGTTAGTATGAAGTTTTAA
- a CDS encoding ATP synthase subunit I: MSGSLTTEVRLKALYFVIFQTGFVALLTLKSGFFFDKETAISVLLGGIIFLLPNALFTAMAFMFVGARHRKYVVLSFYLGEVVKLSLTAIMFILAFALLDVVPLALLLGFVFSTLTQWTASIFLSNKNRMINGC, from the coding sequence ATGTCTGGGTCTTTAACAACAGAAGTACGCCTTAAGGCGTTATATTTTGTTATCTTTCAGACAGGGTTTGTCGCACTGCTAACACTTAAAAGTGGTTTCTTTTTTGATAAAGAGACTGCCATTTCTGTGTTACTCGGAGGAATAATCTTTTTACTACCAAATGCGCTGTTTACTGCCATGGCATTCATGTTTGTGGGAGCTAGACATCGAAAATACGTAGTATTGAGCTTTTATCTCGGGGAAGTCGTAAAACTTTCTCTAACAGCCATTATGTTCATACTAGCCTTTGCCTTGCTAGATGTAGTGCCTTTAGCACTATTGCTAGGCTTTGTTTTTAGTACTTTGACGCAATGGACTGCCTCTATTTTTCTTAGTAACAAAAATAGGATGATAAATGGCTGCTGA
- a CDS encoding ParB/RepB/Spo0J family partition protein, whose product MSARKRGLGKGLDLLLSTSNNARQRQVEEDTKADTNQQTVDENRGELRKLPIEWLRPGKYQPRKDMSAEALEELAHSIEAQGVIQPIVVREVGDNQFEIIAGERRWRASQQIHLHDVPCLIKNVSDENAVAIALIENIQREDLNAMEEAVALDRLMNEFELTHQQVAEAVGKSRTTVTNLLRLNSLDNDVKILLEHGDIEMGHARALLALSGETQAETARNVAAKGLTVRDTEKLVKAVLNPKAPKQAAKVDPDINRLEQRISERLGAGVKIQQNKKGQGKLVIDYANLDELDAILALFIDSDETL is encoded by the coding sequence ATGTCAGCGAGAAAACGTGGATTAGGTAAAGGATTAGATTTATTACTCAGTACCAGTAATAACGCTCGTCAACGTCAAGTTGAAGAGGACACTAAAGCCGATACTAATCAGCAAACCGTTGATGAAAACCGTGGTGAACTGCGTAAGCTACCTATCGAATGGTTACGCCCTGGTAAGTACCAACCTCGTAAAGACATGTCGGCTGAAGCACTTGAGGAACTGGCTCACTCGATTGAAGCACAAGGGGTTATTCAACCCATTGTGGTTCGAGAAGTGGGTGATAATCAATTTGAGATTATTGCCGGTGAGCGCCGTTGGCGCGCCTCGCAACAAATTCATCTGCACGATGTTCCTTGTTTAATCAAAAACGTGAGTGATGAAAACGCAGTTGCTATTGCGCTTATTGAGAATATTCAGCGTGAAGATCTTAATGCAATGGAAGAAGCGGTTGCCCTTGACCGTTTAATGAACGAATTTGAACTTACTCATCAGCAGGTCGCTGAAGCGGTAGGTAAATCTCGTACAACTGTAACCAACCTACTGCGTTTAAATAGCCTTGATAACGATGTGAAAATCTTATTAGAGCATGGCGATATCGAAATGGGCCATGCGCGTGCTTTGTTAGCTTTAAGTGGTGAAACTCAAGCCGAAACTGCACGTAATGTTGCTGCCAAAGGATTAACGGTTCGCGATACTGAAAAGCTGGTTAAGGCAGTTTTAAACCCTAAAGCCCCTAAACAAGCAGCTAAAGTTGATCCAGATATTAACAGATTAGAGCAAAGAATAAGCGAACGCTTAGGTGCTGGTGTGAAAATTCAGCAAAACAAAAAAGGCCAAGGTAAGTTGGTTATAGACTATGCAAACTTGGATGAATTAGATGCTATTTTGGCGCTCTTCATCGATTCCGATGAAACACTTTAG
- a CDS encoding ParA family protein, which translates to MGKVIAVANQKGGVGKTTTSVNLAASMAATKRKVLLIDLDPQGNATMGSGVDKYDVPKTAYELLIDEEPIDQVTVKDTSGFFDLIAANSDVTAAEIKLMEFFAREVRLRNALAPVRDYYDYIFIDCPPSLNMLTVNAMAAADSVLVPMQCEYYALEGLTALVDTISKLASVVNPDLQVEGILRTMFDPRNRLSSDVSDQLKQHFGKKVYRTVIPRNVRLAEAPSFGKPAMYYDKTSNGSKAYLALAGEIIRRHEEEAQAVVVD; encoded by the coding sequence GTGGGTAAAGTAATTGCGGTTGCCAACCAGAAAGGTGGCGTAGGAAAAACTACAACCAGCGTAAATTTAGCGGCGTCTATGGCGGCCACTAAACGCAAAGTATTGTTGATTGACCTAGACCCACAAGGTAATGCCACCATGGGCAGTGGTGTTGATAAATACGACGTTCCAAAAACAGCTTATGAGTTACTGATTGATGAAGAACCTATCGATCAAGTAACGGTAAAAGACACCAGCGGATTTTTTGATTTAATTGCAGCTAACTCTGATGTTACCGCTGCCGAAATTAAATTAATGGAATTTTTCGCGCGCGAAGTACGCTTACGTAATGCATTAGCGCCAGTGCGTGACTACTACGATTACATTTTCATAGATTGCCCGCCTTCGCTCAACATGCTTACCGTTAACGCAATGGCTGCTGCCGATAGTGTATTGGTGCCAATGCAATGTGAGTATTACGCCTTAGAAGGCTTAACCGCTTTAGTTGATACCATTAGTAAATTGGCTTCTGTGGTTAATCCTGATCTGCAAGTTGAAGGCATTCTGCGCACTATGTTCGATCCGCGAAATAGATTATCGTCGGATGTAAGCGATCAGCTTAAGCAGCATTTTGGTAAAAAAGTCTACCGAACTGTGATCCCAAGAAATGTGCGTTTAGCCGAAGCCCCTAGCTTTGGTAAACCAGCCATGTATTATGATAAAACGTCAAATGGTTCTAAGGCTTACCTTGCTTTAGCGGGTGAAATTATTCGCCGCCATGAAGAAGAAGCACAAGCGGTGGTCGTAGATTAA
- the mnmG gene encoding tRNA uridine-5-carboxymethylaminomethyl(34) synthesis enzyme MnmG, translated as MFYKQQYDVIVIGGGHAGTEAAAAAARMGQNTLLLTHNIETLGQMSCNPAIGGIGKGHLVKEIDALGGLMAQAADLSGIQFRTLNSSKGPAVRATRAQADRVLYRASIRERLENQANLTIFQQACDDLIVENDQVVGVVTQMGLQLRARSVVLTVGTFLGGMIHIGLNNHAGGRAGDPPSIALAQRLRELPLRVDRLKTGTPPRIDARSIDFSQMQPQPGDTPTPVFSFIGKQSDHPQQIPCYITHTNESTHDIIRNGLDRSPMFTGVIEGIGPRYCPSIEDKVTRFADKNSHQIFIEPEGITTHEVYPNGISTSLPFDVQVELVHSMKGLENAHITRPGYAIEYDFFDPRDLKQSLENKYLKGLFFAGQINGTTGYEEAGAQGLIAGSNAALYAQGKDAWAPRRDQAYMGVLIDDLATLGTKEPYRMFTSRAEYRLLLREDNADMRLTEQGRKLGLVDDHRWQLFNQKVEAVELERQRLKDTWVHTSSKQLDQLNPLLKNPITREHSLEELIRRPELNYQQLMEIDGFGPGLELPAAAEQVEIQIKYDGYIKRQLEEIKKTQKHENTLLPLDLDYSKISGLSNEVVAKLTNARPETIGKAARISGVTPAAVSLLLVYLKKHDLARKSA; from the coding sequence ATGTTCTATAAACAACAATATGACGTGATAGTGATCGGTGGTGGTCATGCCGGTACTGAAGCAGCAGCAGCAGCTGCACGCATGGGTCAAAATACCTTGTTGCTTACTCATAACATTGAGACTTTAGGTCAAATGTCTTGTAACCCAGCCATTGGTGGTATTGGTAAAGGTCACTTAGTAAAAGAAATTGACGCCTTAGGTGGCTTAATGGCACAAGCTGCCGACCTTTCAGGGATCCAATTTAGAACCCTAAACTCATCTAAAGGCCCAGCAGTTCGTGCAACTCGCGCGCAAGCAGACCGAGTACTTTATCGAGCATCGATCCGTGAGCGTTTAGAAAACCAAGCCAACCTAACTATCTTTCAACAAGCCTGTGACGACTTGATCGTAGAAAATGATCAAGTGGTAGGGGTGGTTACTCAAATGGGCCTACAGTTACGTGCACGCAGCGTAGTGCTCACTGTGGGAACATTCCTTGGTGGCATGATCCACATTGGTTTAAATAACCATGCTGGTGGCCGAGCAGGTGATCCACCGTCAATTGCTTTAGCTCAACGACTTCGAGAACTACCGTTACGAGTTGATCGCTTAAAAACCGGTACTCCACCTCGCATTGATGCGCGCAGTATCGATTTTAGCCAAATGCAGCCACAGCCAGGTGATACACCTACACCGGTATTTTCGTTTATTGGTAAACAAAGCGATCATCCACAGCAAATCCCTTGTTATATCACTCATACCAACGAGTCTACTCACGACATTATTCGTAATGGTTTAGACAGAAGCCCAATGTTTACCGGTGTGATTGAAGGTATTGGGCCGCGTTATTGCCCATCTATCGAAGACAAAGTAACTCGCTTCGCCGATAAAAACTCACATCAGATCTTTATTGAGCCTGAAGGCATAACCACTCACGAAGTGTACCCAAATGGTATTTCTACCAGCTTACCTTTTGATGTTCAGGTTGAATTAGTTCACTCGATGAAAGGTTTAGAGAATGCCCATATAACCCGTCCGGGTTATGCCATTGAATATGATTTCTTTGATCCTCGTGATTTAAAACAAAGTCTTGAAAACAAATACTTAAAAGGTTTGTTCTTTGCTGGACAAATCAACGGAACAACTGGCTACGAAGAAGCCGGTGCCCAAGGTTTAATTGCTGGCTCTAATGCTGCCCTTTACGCTCAAGGCAAAGATGCATGGGCACCTCGACGCGACCAAGCTTACATGGGCGTGTTGATCGACGATTTAGCGACTTTAGGCACTAAAGAACCTTACCGTATGTTCACTAGCCGTGCCGAATATCGCTTATTGTTACGTGAAGACAACGCCGATATGCGTTTAACTGAGCAAGGTCGTAAGCTTGGTTTAGTAGACGATCATCGTTGGCAGTTGTTTAATCAAAAAGTAGAAGCGGTTGAGTTAGAACGCCAGCGCCTAAAAGACACTTGGGTTCATACCAGTTCTAAGCAATTAGATCAGCTAAACCCATTGTTGAAAAATCCCATTACTCGCGAGCATTCTTTAGAAGAATTAATTCGCCGACCAGAGCTCAACTACCAACAATTGATGGAAATTGATGGTTTTGGACCTGGATTAGAACTACCAGCCGCCGCTGAACAAGTTGAAATCCAGATCAAATATGATGGCTATATTAAACGCCAATTAGAAGAAATTAAGAAAACCCAAAAGCATGAAAATACTTTGCTACCTTTAGATTTGGATTACTCTAAAATTAGCGGTCTATCGAATGAGGTAGTTGCAAAACTAACCAATGCCAGACCAGAAACCATAGGTAAAGCAGCACGTATTTCGGGAGTAACTCCAGCTGCGGTGTCATTGCTATTGGTATATTTGAAAAAACACGACTTGGCACGCAAGTCAGCTTAG